The following coding sequences lie in one Mucilaginibacter sp. KACC 22773 genomic window:
- a CDS encoding DUF1800 domain-containing protein, translating into MKSLKGLMLPVFALIGGLLFFSSFYDRNNPNEIHKFPYKQAGLSKNQAAAHLLSRFTYGATPGQVEAVAREGLEKWFSEQLDAKLPDDSLNHTLDSFDALKLSNSQIVDTYPRPGIVARRAIKDGIINKDSIQNNKPEYKKMLQEYMVQKGMKPQQELFRQFINQKILRAAYTNNQLQEVMTSFWFNHFNVSITKNECAQFIPDYERDVIRPDALGKFNDLLLATAKSPAMLYYLDNFSSASALPEKPKITLKLVFADTTKQAMALNQLKKARQQRGLNENYAREVMELHTLGVDGGYSQQDVTQAAKVLTGWSVYPMGDFSKGNDIISKVIDKGIIAEGMVHDGDFLFTPGRHDNSEKIVLGRHFGPNRGYDEGVQLLSMLAHHPSTAKFISRKLAVRFVSDAPPQSLIDKMAKTFLNSDGDIKQVLITMVSAPEFWSASALREKTKSPFELAINTVRSLNAQVTQPYQLYTWINRMGEKVYYYQAPTGFPDKGQYWINTGALLSRMNFGLAFATGRIPGIKFDLLKLNRGHEPESSQAALITYSKLIMPERPLDNTIKQLTPMLNDPQLVVKVDKASNITTPPVKDALSMVGDTTGKKARTQVMPKPDEAKSMMAQVVGIIIGSPEYQRR; encoded by the coding sequence ACATTTACTAAGCCGTTTTACCTATGGCGCCACGCCAGGCCAGGTTGAAGCCGTAGCCCGCGAGGGTTTGGAAAAATGGTTTAGCGAGCAATTGGATGCCAAACTACCGGATGATTCCCTTAACCATACGCTGGATAGCTTTGATGCTCTTAAACTAAGCAACAGCCAAATTGTTGATACCTATCCCCGGCCGGGGATTGTAGCACGGCGGGCTATAAAAGATGGGATTATCAATAAAGATTCAATTCAAAATAATAAGCCCGAATATAAAAAGATGCTACAGGAGTATATGGTTCAAAAGGGCATGAAACCACAGCAGGAGCTATTCAGGCAGTTCATCAATCAAAAAATACTAAGGGCAGCCTATACAAATAACCAGCTGCAGGAGGTAATGACCAGTTTTTGGTTTAACCATTTCAACGTATCTATTACTAAAAATGAATGCGCCCAGTTTATACCTGATTATGAGCGCGATGTTATCAGGCCTGATGCATTGGGTAAGTTTAATGATTTGTTGTTAGCCACAGCCAAATCGCCGGCTATGTTGTATTACCTGGATAATTTTAGCAGCGCATCTGCCCTGCCAGAGAAGCCTAAAATAACACTCAAATTGGTGTTTGCTGATACAACTAAGCAAGCCATGGCACTTAACCAATTAAAAAAAGCAAGGCAGCAACGTGGCCTTAACGAAAACTACGCCCGAGAAGTAATGGAACTGCATACGCTGGGTGTTGATGGCGGGTACAGCCAGCAGGATGTTACCCAGGCGGCTAAGGTGCTTACAGGTTGGTCAGTATACCCTATGGGTGATTTTAGCAAGGGAAACGATATTATATCAAAAGTTATAGATAAGGGCATTATTGCTGAGGGAATGGTGCATGACGGCGATTTTTTATTCACCCCGGGCCGCCATGATAATAGCGAGAAGATTGTATTAGGCCGGCACTTTGGCCCCAATCGCGGTTACGATGAAGGTGTACAATTATTGAGTATGCTGGCACATCACCCCTCAACCGCAAAATTCATATCGCGCAAGCTGGCGGTAAGGTTTGTGAGCGATGCTCCACCACAGAGTTTAATTGATAAAATGGCCAAAACGTTTTTAAACAGTGATGGTGATATCAAACAGGTGTTAATCACGATGGTATCGGCGCCGGAGTTTTGGTCGGCATCTGCCTTGCGCGAAAAAACAAAATCGCCGTTTGAACTGGCCATAAATACAGTGCGTAGCTTAAACGCCCAGGTGACACAGCCATACCAGTTATATACCTGGATAAACCGCATGGGCGAAAAGGTATATTATTACCAGGCGCCAACCGGCTTCCCGGATAAGGGCCAGTACTGGATCAACACAGGGGCTTTACTTAGCCGGATGAATTTTGGGCTGGCTTTTGCAACAGGTAGAATTCCCGGCATAAAATTCGACTTATTAAAATTAAACAGAGGCCACGAGCCCGAAAGCAGCCAGGCAGCACTTATTACCTATAGCAAACTTATTATGCCCGAACGGCCGTTGGATAACACTATAAAACAACTCACCCCAATGCTCAATGATCCGCAACTGGTGGTAAAGGTAGATAAGGCAAGTAATATTACTACGCCGCCGGTTAAAGATGCCTTATCAATGGTGGGCGACACCACGGGCAAAAAAGCCAGGACACAGGTAATGCCTAAACCCGATGAGGCAAAATCAATGATGGCCCAGGTAGTTGGTATTATCATTGGATCGCCGGAATACCAACGACGTTAA
- a CDS encoding DUF1501 domain-containing protein: MLSRRGFLKTGGLALFGVGLMGGIPAFIAEAAAQDKIITPYKKGKTLVCIFQRGAMDGLMAVTPFTDQYLKEARPGLFMDAAKTGNDNPLIDLDGRFGLHPSMKAFEPMFREKRLGIVHGIGSPNNTRSHFDAQDYMESGTPFNKGTASGWLNRAVGLLGHDALTPFTAVSLTSAMPRSFYGDNPAVAISNLQDFALQMRGNPAGTNLAAKSFEELYDRTAPGLLKDTGKESFDALKMLQKANIKNYVPANGAVYPNSALGNSLKQIAQLIKMNVGMEVAFAESNGWDTHFNQGTANGIFARNVADLSNSMMAFWTDIGSTYQDDVTVMTMTEFGRTVHQNGTGGTDHGRASCNFILGNSVNGGLVHGNMQPLATENLEDGRDLAVTTDFRNVFSEVADKHLRISNDKVLFPDFTAKPIGVFKA, translated from the coding sequence ATGTTATCAAGACGAGGATTTTTAAAAACAGGTGGCCTTGCCCTTTTTGGCGTTGGGCTTATGGGAGGCATACCGGCATTTATAGCCGAAGCTGCCGCGCAGGATAAGATAATAACCCCTTATAAAAAAGGAAAAACGCTGGTGTGCATTTTTCAGCGTGGTGCAATGGATGGATTGATGGCCGTAACCCCGTTTACCGATCAATACCTTAAGGAGGCCCGCCCCGGCTTATTTATGGATGCTGCCAAAACAGGTAACGATAACCCATTGATAGACCTCGATGGCAGGTTTGGATTACACCCGTCAATGAAGGCTTTTGAACCTATGTTTCGCGAAAAAAGGCTGGGCATAGTTCATGGTATCGGCTCGCCAAATAACACCCGCTCGCATTTTGATGCGCAGGATTACATGGAAAGCGGCACACCCTTTAATAAAGGTACTGCAAGTGGTTGGCTTAACCGTGCTGTTGGATTGTTAGGCCATGATGCGCTTACACCTTTTACAGCAGTAAGCTTAACATCGGCTATGCCCCGTTCTTTTTATGGCGATAACCCGGCCGTTGCAATCAGCAACCTGCAGGATTTTGCATTGCAAATGCGTGGTAACCCTGCAGGTACCAACCTGGCCGCAAAAAGCTTTGAAGAGCTTTATGACAGAACCGCTCCCGGTTTATTAAAAGATACTGGCAAGGAGAGTTTTGATGCCTTAAAAATGCTGCAAAAGGCCAATATTAAAAATTATGTACCCGCCAACGGCGCCGTTTATCCAAACTCGGCTTTAGGTAATTCTTTAAAGCAAATTGCGCAGTTGATAAAAATGAATGTGGGTATGGAAGTAGCTTTTGCCGAATCAAATGGTTGGGATACGCACTTTAACCAGGGAACGGCGAATGGCATATTTGCCCGCAACGTAGCAGATCTGAGCAATAGCATGATGGCTTTCTGGACGGACATTGGCAGTACCTACCAGGATGATGTAACGGTAATGACAATGACCGAATTTGGCCGCACCGTTCATCAAAATGGAACTGGCGGTACCGATCATGGCCGCGCATCGTGTAACTTTATTTTAGGCAACAGTGTAAACGGTGGCCTGGTGCACGGCAATATGCAGCCACTCGCAACAGAAAACCTGGAAGATGGCCGCGACCTTGCCGTTACAACTGATTTTAGAAACGTGTTTAGCGAAGTGGCCGATAAGCACCTCAGGATCAGCAATGATAAAGTCCTCTTTCCTGATTTTACCGCTAAACCAATAGGTGTATTTAAGGCCTGA
- a CDS encoding mannose-1-phosphate guanylyltransferase, with product MNKNYYAIIMAGGIGSRFWPISRTSHPKQFIDILGTGKTLIQNTYERFLKVCPKENIYVVTNENYTKLVKTQLPDMEDQQILTEPVMRNTAPCVAYGCFKIESLNPNAAIVVAPSDQQILDEDAFVTAIIKSLETATSNNCLVTLGIKPSRPDTGYGYIQYTDNTINSDFHKVKTFTEKPTLDIAKTFIQSGDFLWNAGIFVWSAKEIVKAFDSFLPEMHEIFADARPVYNTDAEKNHIHKAYQQCVNISIDYGIMEKANNVYVLPSEFGWSDLGTWASIYDLSEKDYVGNAVIPSEKVIMYDSSNCMVNVPGEKLVILKGLHDFIVVESNNTLMICPRSEEQNVKQVVADVKSKFGAKYI from the coding sequence ATGAACAAAAACTACTATGCCATCATCATGGCAGGCGGAATAGGTAGCCGTTTTTGGCCTATAAGCCGCACATCGCATCCTAAACAATTCATTGATATTCTTGGAACCGGAAAAACGCTTATTCAAAATACTTACGAACGCTTTTTGAAAGTTTGTCCTAAAGAAAATATTTACGTTGTAACCAACGAAAATTATACCAAACTTGTAAAAACACAGCTTCCGGATATGGAAGACCAGCAAATACTTACCGAGCCGGTTATGCGTAATACCGCCCCTTGCGTAGCTTATGGATGTTTTAAAATAGAAAGCCTCAACCCTAATGCCGCAATTGTTGTAGCCCCTTCGGATCAGCAGATATTAGATGAAGACGCTTTTGTAACGGCCATCATTAAATCGTTAGAGACTGCCACCTCCAATAATTGCCTTGTAACTTTGGGCATCAAGCCATCGAGGCCAGATACCGGCTATGGTTATATTCAATACACCGATAATACCATAAATTCAGACTTCCACAAGGTGAAAACCTTTACTGAAAAGCCAACGCTTGATATAGCAAAAACTTTTATCCAAAGCGGTGATTTTTTATGGAACGCGGGTATTTTTGTATGGTCGGCCAAGGAAATCGTGAAAGCTTTTGATTCCTTTTTGCCCGAAATGCATGAAATTTTTGCTGATGCCAGGCCGGTTTATAATACGGATGCCGAAAAAAATCATATACACAAAGCTTATCAGCAATGTGTTAACATATCCATTGACTATGGGATAATGGAAAAAGCTAATAACGTTTATGTATTGCCATCGGAATTTGGCTGGAGCGACCTGGGCACCTGGGCATCCATTTACGACCTGTCCGAAAAGGATTACGTAGGCAACGCAGTAATCCCCTCAGAGAAAGTGATCATGTACGATTCTTCAAACTGTATGGTAAATGTACCTGGCGAAAAACTGGTGATTTTAAAGGGCCTGCATGATTTTATCGTAGTTGAATCCAATAATACCCTGATGATTTGCCCGCGAAGTGAGGAGCAAAACGTTAAGCAGGTAGTTGCCGATGTGAAGAGTAAGTTTGGGGCGAAGTATATTTAG
- the cysN gene encoding sulfate adenylyltransferase subunit CysN translates to MELLRFTTAGSVDDGKSTLIGRLLYDSKSIFEDQMEAVKQSSERKGLQHVDLSLLTDGLRSEREQGITIDVAYRYFATPKRKFIIADTPGHIQYTRNMVTGASTANLALVLIDARKGVVEQTCRHSFIASLLKIPHIIVCINKMDLVDYSEEVFNNVVEQYKAFAAKIDVSDIRFVPISALEGDNVVNDSVNMPWYKGESLLHTLETIHIASDENHADARFPVQTVIRPHAAEYHDYRGYAGRIAGGIFKPGDKITVLPSGLTSAIKSIDTFSGPVEEAFAPMSVSITLEDDIDVSRGDMIVKNENEPFVSQDLEVMLCWMGTRGPRPGAKYHLKNTTREVMAIIKEVYYKLDINTMEKLENAGDIKMNEMARVRLRTTQPLVFDEYRKNRITGSLILVDEATNETVAAGTLAPPAL, encoded by the coding sequence ATGGAACTATTACGTTTTACAACAGCCGGCAGTGTAGATGATGGGAAAAGCACCCTCATAGGGCGGTTACTATACGACTCCAAATCTATTTTTGAAGACCAGATGGAGGCCGTAAAACAATCGAGCGAAAGGAAAGGCTTACAGCACGTGGATCTTTCGCTTCTTACTGATGGTTTGCGATCTGAAAGGGAACAAGGCATCACTATTGACGTAGCTTACCGCTATTTTGCCACACCAAAACGTAAATTTATTATCGCCGATACCCCCGGGCACATCCAATACACCCGTAACATGGTTACCGGGGCCTCAACCGCTAACTTAGCCTTGGTACTTATTGATGCCCGCAAAGGAGTTGTTGAACAAACCTGCCGTCACTCGTTTATCGCTTCGTTATTAAAAATCCCTCATATCATTGTTTGTATCAACAAAATGGATTTGGTTGATTACTCTGAAGAGGTATTTAATAATGTAGTTGAGCAATACAAAGCCTTTGCCGCCAAAATAGATGTTAGTGATATCCGTTTTGTGCCTATCAGCGCACTTGAAGGCGACAACGTAGTTAACGATTCTGTTAACATGCCGTGGTACAAAGGCGAAAGTTTGTTACACACTTTAGAAACCATTCATATTGCAAGCGATGAAAACCATGCCGATGCCCGTTTCCCGGTACAAACCGTGATTCGCCCGCATGCTGCCGAATACCATGACTACCGCGGCTATGCCGGCCGTATTGCCGGTGGTATATTTAAACCCGGTGATAAAATAACGGTATTGCCTTCAGGACTAACGTCGGCTATTAAATCAATCGATACATTTTCGGGGCCGGTTGAAGAGGCTTTTGCGCCAATGTCGGTGTCTATTACTTTGGAGGATGACATTGATGTAAGCCGTGGCGATATGATTGTTAAAAACGAAAACGAACCATTTGTAAGCCAGGATTTGGAGGTGATGCTTTGCTGGATGGGTACCCGGGGCCCGCGTCCGGGAGCTAAATATCACCTTAAAAATACAACCCGCGAGGTGATGGCCATTATAAAGGAAGTTTATTACAAGCTGGACATTAACACCATGGAGAAGCTTGAAAATGCCGGGGATATTAAAATGAACGAGATGGCCCGTGTACGCTTGCGTACCACTCAGCCACTTGTTTTTGATGAATATCGCAAAAACCGTATTACCGGCTCATTAATTTTGGTTGACGAAGCCACCAATGAAACTGTAGCCGCCGGAACGCTGGCCCCTCCCGCCCTGTAA
- the cysD gene encoding sulfate adenylyltransferase subunit CysD — protein sequence MHKYYLTHLQELESEAIYVIREVVAQFDRPAILFSGGKDSIVVTHLAQKAFWPAKIPMPLIHIDTGHNFPETMEFRDQLVEKLGVQLIVGSVQEAINKGRAVEESGINASRNELQIVSLLDTIEHHKIDAAIGGARRDEEKARSKERFFSHRDEFGQWDPKNQRPELWNIFNGRKRMGEHFRVFPISNWTEMDIWNYILQENIAIPSLYFAHNRNAVYRDGTWLPASEFLSLRDGEFVENKLMRFRTLGDITITGGIESDADTLEKIVAEVSATRSTERGNRSDDKRSDTSMEDRKKQGYF from the coding sequence ATGCACAAATATTATCTTACCCATCTGCAGGAATTGGAATCTGAAGCCATTTACGTGATACGCGAAGTGGTTGCCCAGTTTGATCGCCCTGCAATACTGTTTTCGGGCGGTAAAGACTCCATTGTTGTTACTCATCTGGCCCAAAAGGCTTTTTGGCCTGCCAAAATACCAATGCCACTTATCCACATTGATACCGGGCATAATTTCCCCGAGACTATGGAGTTCAGGGACCAACTGGTTGAAAAACTTGGTGTACAACTGATTGTAGGATCGGTACAGGAAGCCATAAACAAAGGCCGCGCAGTTGAAGAAAGCGGTATTAACGCCAGCCGGAACGAATTGCAAATCGTATCGTTATTAGATACCATAGAGCATCATAAAATTGATGCGGCTATTGGCGGCGCACGCCGCGATGAGGAAAAAGCCCGTTCAAAAGAACGCTTCTTTTCGCATCGCGATGAGTTTGGCCAGTGGGACCCTAAAAATCAACGGCCCGAACTGTGGAATATTTTTAACGGCCGTAAACGCATGGGCGAACATTTCAGAGTATTTCCGATTAGTAACTGGACGGAAATGGATATATGGAATTACATTCTGCAGGAAAACATTGCTATCCCGTCGCTGTACTTTGCACATAACCGTAACGCCGTTTACCGCGACGGTACCTGGCTGCCTGCATCGGAGTTTTTATCATTACGCGATGGCGAATTTGTAGAAAACAAGCTAATGCGTTTCCGTACCCTGGGCGATATCACCATTACCGGCGGTATTGAATCGGACGCAGACACGCTGGAGAAAATTGTTGCCGAGGTATCGGCCACGCGCAGCACCGAACGCGGTAACCGCAGCGACGACAAACGCTCGGATACATCAATGGAAGACAGGAAAAAACAAGGTTATTTTTAA
- the miaA gene encoding tRNA (adenosine(37)-N6)-dimethylallyltransferase MiaA, whose translation MNFPKTKTLIVIAGPTAVGKTAAAIEVAKRFNTVVVSADSRQFFREMSIGTAKPDANELAQVKHYFIDSHSITEPFSVGDFERECLMLLDDLFKKHDYVVLAGGSGLYIKAICEGFDDLPTADPAIRKQLNLELEEKGLSYLQEKLKQADLIYYNQVDLGNPQRIIRALEVFESTGNPISSYRQATVNKRPFHIIKLALNMPREVLYCRINHRVDIMMQHGLLAEATSLLPYRHLNALNTVGYAEIFDYLDGATTLDKAVEMIKQNTRRFAKRQLTWFRKDQQFIWFDAGAPNLTEKLVEAVENVS comes from the coding sequence ATGAACTTCCCAAAAACCAAAACCCTAATTGTAATTGCCGGCCCTACAGCGGTTGGTAAAACGGCGGCAGCTATTGAGGTGGCAAAACGTTTCAATACTGTGGTGGTATCGGCCGATTCAAGGCAGTTTTTCAGGGAAATGAGTATTGGTACGGCCAAACCCGACGCCAATGAACTGGCCCAGGTAAAACACTATTTTATCGATTCCCATTCTATAACCGAGCCATTTTCGGTGGGTGATTTTGAGAGGGAATGCCTGATGTTACTCGACGACCTTTTTAAAAAGCACGACTATGTCGTTTTGGCAGGTGGCTCTGGCCTGTACATCAAAGCTATTTGTGAAGGCTTTGATGATTTGCCAACGGCCGATCCGGCCATCCGCAAACAATTAAATCTTGAACTGGAAGAAAAAGGACTAAGTTATTTGCAAGAGAAGTTAAAACAGGCCGATCTCATTTACTATAACCAGGTTGACCTGGGCAACCCGCAACGCATCATCAGGGCGCTGGAAGTTTTTGAAAGCACCGGCAATCCCATTTCATCTTATCGCCAGGCAACGGTTAACAAACGCCCGTTCCATATCATCAAGCTGGCCCTTAACATGCCGCGAGAAGTGTTATATTGCCGCATTAACCACCGGGTTGATATAATGATGCAGCACGGCTTGTTAGCAGAGGCGACTTCATTACTCCCCTACCGCCATTTAAACGCCTTGAATACGGTAGGCTACGCTGAGATTTTTGATTATTTGGACGGTGCCACCACGCTTGATAAAGCAGTTGAAATGATTAAGCAAAATACCAGGCGATTTGCCAAAAGACAACTTACCTGGTTTCGTAAGGATCAACAGTTTATTTGGTTTGATGCCGGAGCGCCAAACCTGACCGAAAAACTGGTTGAGGCGGTGGAAAATGTCTCTTAA
- a CDS encoding IS1096 element passenger TnpR family protein → MALYRFRVTFEDYDDVMREIDVKSNQTFEDLHRAIHQSTGYNPEFPSSFYISNDQWMKGEEITYLPNQKRKDRGISLMTNVKLLSFIDDPHQKFYYTFNFDRPFDFHVELMKIILDETPGTTYPAVIKSVGEAPKQFGNVFTPAATAAAPDEDFDFLNEMAYNPEDAEDFSEVTDIDADLPEEKAAEDEEDDEFGNEFADDEGFDEDDKPHRGGDDY, encoded by the coding sequence ATGGCACTATACAGGTTCAGGGTTACTTTCGAAGATTATGATGATGTGATGCGTGAAATTGATGTAAAATCGAATCAAACATTCGAAGATTTACACCGCGCAATACACCAGTCAACCGGTTATAATCCCGAATTCCCATCGTCTTTTTATATCAGTAACGATCAATGGATGAAAGGCGAAGAAATTACCTATTTGCCAAATCAAAAAAGAAAAGATCGTGGTATCTCGCTCATGACCAATGTAAAGCTCCTGAGCTTTATTGACGATCCGCATCAAAAATTTTATTACACGTTTAACTTCGATCGCCCTTTTGATTTTCATGTCGAACTAATGAAAATCATTCTCGACGAAACACCGGGCACTACATACCCCGCAGTTATAAAATCAGTAGGCGAAGCGCCAAAGCAATTTGGCAATGTATTTACGCCGGCTGCAACAGCTGCTGCTCCTGATGAAGATTTTGACTTTTTAAATGAAATGGCCTATAACCCGGAAGATGCCGAGGATTTTTCGGAAGTAACCGACATTGACGCCGACCTTCCTGAAGAAAAAGCAGCAGAGGACGAAGAAGACGATGAATTTGGCAACGAATTTGCCGATGATGAAGGCTTCGACGAAGATGACAAACCACATCGCGGTGGTGATGATTATTAA
- a CDS encoding CCA tRNA nucleotidyltransferase, producing the protein MKDHLRHPVFSVISKLAAQHNVQVYAIGGFVRDIFLDRPSKDIDIVIIGNGIEFAEAVGAKLKVKVAVYKNFGTASLKYQDLEVEFVGARKESYRRDSRKPIVENGTLEDDQKRRDLTINALAISLNPETFGQLLDPFGGITDLQKKLIRTPLNPVETFSDDPLRMMRAIRFASQLNFRIDDEAVTAIKNNVDRISIISQERITDELNKIILSKVPSIGFNYLFDTGLLHKIFPLMAGLYGVDYIDGKGHKDNFYHTLQVLDNICETTNDLWLRWAAILHDIAKPATKRFEPGHGWTFHGHEDRGARMVPKIFAQLKLPLNEKMKQVQKLVQLHLRPIVLSQSIVTDSAVRRLLFEAGDDIEGLMLLCKADITTKNEYKVKKYRNNFELVQQKLKDVEERDSIRNWQPPVTGLDIMELFGIKEGREVGIIKNQIREAILEGEIPNEREAAINYTIAKGLEIGLKVVAS; encoded by the coding sequence AAACTTGCTGCGCAGCATAATGTTCAGGTGTATGCTATTGGCGGCTTTGTGCGCGATATTTTTTTAGATCGCCCGTCAAAAGATATTGATATTGTAATTATAGGCAACGGAATTGAATTTGCCGAGGCCGTAGGCGCCAAGCTGAAGGTGAAAGTTGCTGTTTATAAAAATTTTGGCACTGCATCGCTCAAATACCAGGACCTTGAGGTTGAGTTTGTGGGCGCCCGTAAAGAATCGTACCGTCGCGACTCACGCAAGCCTATTGTTGAAAATGGTACACTGGAAGACGATCAAAAACGCCGCGACCTTACCATCAACGCGTTGGCCATATCCCTTAACCCGGAAACCTTTGGCCAACTGCTTGACCCATTTGGCGGCATTACCGATTTGCAAAAAAAATTGATCCGCACACCACTGAACCCGGTTGAAACTTTCTCCGACGACCCTCTGCGCATGATGCGTGCCATCAGGTTTGCATCGCAGCTTAATTTCAGGATAGACGACGAGGCCGTTACCGCTATAAAAAACAATGTAGATAGAATTAGCATTATATCGCAGGAGCGTATAACCGATGAGCTGAATAAAATCATCCTGTCGAAAGTTCCTTCCATTGGTTTCAATTATTTGTTTGATACCGGCTTGCTGCATAAAATATTCCCGCTGATGGCCGGCCTTTACGGCGTTGATTATATTGACGGCAAAGGCCACAAGGATAATTTTTACCATACCCTGCAGGTGCTTGATAACATTTGCGAAACCACCAACGATCTTTGGCTGCGCTGGGCGGCTATTTTGCACGATATTGCCAAGCCCGCCACCAAGCGCTTTGAACCCGGCCACGGCTGGACATTTCACGGCCATGAAGACCGCGGCGCGCGCATGGTGCCAAAAATATTTGCCCAGTTAAAGCTGCCGCTTAACGAAAAAATGAAGCAGGTGCAAAAACTGGTACAGCTGCATTTAAGGCCCATAGTTTTGTCACAATCTATCGTGACAGATTCGGCAGTGCGGCGCTTGCTTTTCGAGGCCGGGGATGACATTGAGGGCCTTATGTTGTTGTGTAAAGCAGACATTACCACAAAAAACGAATACAAGGTTAAAAAATACCGTAACAATTTTGAGCTTGTTCAACAAAAATTAAAAGATGTTGAAGAGCGCGACAGCATCAGAAACTGGCAACCGCCGGTTACAGGACTGGATATTATGGAGCTTTTTGGTATAAAAGAGGGCCGGGAGGTTGGAATTATCAAAAACCAGATCCGCGAAGCTATACTGGAAGGCGAAATTCCGAACGAACGGGAGGCTGCCATCAACTACACAATTGCCAAAGGTTTAGAAATTGGCTTAAAAGTTGTGGCAAGCTGA